The following coding sequences are from one Arthrobacter sp. PvP023 window:
- a CDS encoding ATP-binding cassette domain-containing protein → MTFRPAPLRAAAALAVVFIVARVIYRILFNGAGIGEPVLLDLPAIRLPAPYAHVVFLGPVSGPGLWAAVLSALPIAAMLLGFGVLNAFVDVARGFVHLARRGPMQGIGRMLVVAWAALPALSDAVTSVRLAFRLRGERFGPRALVPVLERTLEHAGRVAAALELRGFGSRAGHRPGNDDGGPLQVRDAQFRIGDAQVSVPDFTPRSGSITVITGPTGSGKSTILRGIAGLLSHVDGGDISGTVRVSGLDRATTPPRDTAQAVGVVLQNPRAAFATTRVRDEISLALELRGVASGAAKARVLELAERIGVTALLDRNVSTLSAGEATLVAIAAAVVEDPALLLVDEPLADLDTTARRHVIAVLNTLARDAGVCVIVAEHRASALVPVADSWWTIDGGTLIPTAGVPASSASAPVEARHLTSPPADIAPALTATNLTVHRKGSPLVRDASLTLHRGEVVALVGPNGAGKSSLLVALALGEGAVSEGTVNAGKRDGGTVDGGRVALVPDASDDLFTRDTVAGELRAAERRLARRKNGGQPRPGSAASHFARLRGDVRIPIGHEHPRDLSAGERRVLAIALQTMDDPQVLLIDEPTRGLDPAARTAVSAALRAVAESGAAVLIATHDLDFAHSLGARILPMRDGVAPSSAPANAPEPPLPLPRTAGPGLAPRVTGERTGSQGAEKRRRIRIPRGAELAVLAAANVLALAAFCWPLLAAAFPEDAAAALPYAALAIAPLAAVAIVVSMDGSVRSAHTVALLGVLAAVGSAVRVASTGVGGVEAVFILLILAGRAYGARFGMLLGAATIALSSALWGGLGPWTPFQLFACAWVGAGAGLLPRRVRGKAELWMLCGYGVLASYLFGLLTNLWFWPFAVGAGTGISYVPGAPLGTNLSSFLLYSLLTSTAGWDTLRAITTIVGIAVVGRAILAALRRVKPVSGMVPGPGGQAVQAQSDQDRDRLHIGV, encoded by the coding sequence ATGACCTTCCGGCCCGCGCCATTACGCGCCGCGGCGGCCCTCGCCGTCGTCTTCATCGTGGCGCGGGTCATCTACCGCATCCTTTTCAACGGGGCGGGCATCGGCGAGCCGGTCCTGCTCGACCTGCCGGCCATTCGCCTGCCTGCCCCGTACGCCCATGTGGTTTTCCTCGGCCCGGTCAGCGGACCCGGGCTGTGGGCGGCGGTCCTGTCCGCCCTGCCGATTGCCGCGATGCTCCTCGGTTTCGGCGTGCTCAACGCGTTTGTGGACGTGGCCCGCGGCTTTGTCCACCTGGCCCGCCGCGGCCCCATGCAGGGCATCGGGCGGATGCTGGTGGTGGCCTGGGCGGCGCTCCCCGCACTGTCCGACGCCGTCACCTCCGTCCGCCTGGCGTTCCGGCTGCGGGGTGAACGCTTCGGCCCCCGCGCCCTGGTGCCCGTCCTCGAGCGCACCCTTGAGCACGCGGGCAGGGTTGCCGCGGCTCTGGAGCTGCGCGGCTTCGGGAGCCGGGCAGGGCACCGGCCCGGGAACGACGACGGCGGCCCGCTTCAGGTGCGCGACGCCCAGTTCCGCATCGGCGACGCGCAGGTCAGCGTCCCTGACTTCACACCGCGGAGCGGGTCCATCACGGTGATCACCGGGCCCACGGGATCCGGCAAGTCCACCATCCTGCGCGGCATCGCCGGGCTCCTCTCCCACGTGGACGGCGGAGACATCTCCGGCACCGTGCGTGTATCCGGATTGGACCGCGCCACCACGCCGCCGCGCGATACCGCCCAAGCCGTCGGCGTCGTCCTGCAGAATCCCCGCGCCGCCTTCGCCACCACCCGGGTCCGCGACGAAATCTCCCTTGCCCTTGAGCTTCGCGGCGTGGCGTCCGGGGCCGCCAAGGCCCGGGTGCTGGAGTTGGCGGAGCGCATCGGCGTGACGGCACTCTTGGACCGGAACGTCAGCACCCTCTCCGCGGGCGAGGCAACACTCGTGGCCATCGCCGCTGCGGTGGTGGAAGATCCGGCCCTGCTCCTGGTAGACGAGCCCCTGGCCGACCTCGACACCACAGCCCGCAGGCACGTCATCGCCGTGCTCAACACCCTGGCCCGCGACGCCGGCGTCTGCGTCATCGTGGCGGAGCACCGGGCGTCAGCGCTCGTCCCCGTTGCCGATTCCTGGTGGACCATCGACGGCGGCACCTTGATCCCAACAGCAGGGGTCCCGGCGTCGTCGGCCTCGGCGCCGGTCGAAGCCCGCCACCTCACTTCTCCGCCAGCTGATATCGCCCCGGCGCTGACGGCGACCAACCTCACCGTCCACCGCAAGGGCTCCCCGCTGGTGCGCGACGCGTCCCTGACCCTGCACCGCGGTGAGGTGGTGGCGCTGGTGGGTCCGAACGGGGCCGGGAAGTCGTCCCTCCTGGTGGCGCTCGCCCTGGGTGAGGGTGCGGTGAGCGAAGGAACGGTCAATGCAGGAAAGCGCGACGGCGGCACGGTCGACGGCGGGCGCGTCGCCCTGGTGCCGGACGCCTCGGACGACCTGTTCACTCGGGATACGGTCGCGGGCGAGCTCCGCGCGGCCGAACGTCGCCTTGCGCGCCGAAAGAACGGCGGACAGCCCAGGCCCGGATCTGCGGCGTCACACTTTGCCCGTTTGCGGGGAGACGTCCGGATTCCCATTGGGCACGAGCATCCCCGGGACCTCTCCGCAGGCGAGCGCAGGGTCCTTGCCATCGCGCTGCAGACCATGGACGATCCTCAGGTGCTCCTGATCGATGAGCCGACGCGCGGACTCGATCCTGCGGCGCGCACAGCAGTCTCGGCCGCGCTGCGGGCTGTAGCGGAATCCGGCGCGGCGGTTCTGATCGCCACGCACGACCTCGACTTTGCCCACAGCCTTGGCGCCCGGATCCTACCGATGCGTGACGGCGTCGCGCCTTCCTCTGCACCGGCCAATGCCCCGGAACCGCCCCTCCCGCTCCCCCGGACGGCGGGCCCCGGACTGGCACCAAGGGTCACCGGAGAACGGACAGGCTCGCAGGGCGCGGAAAAACGGCGCCGCATCCGGATACCGCGGGGCGCCGAGCTCGCCGTCCTCGCAGCCGCAAACGTTCTGGCCCTGGCAGCATTCTGCTGGCCGCTGCTCGCTGCGGCCTTCCCGGAGGATGCCGCCGCGGCCCTCCCCTACGCGGCGCTGGCCATTGCGCCGCTCGCCGCGGTCGCCATCGTCGTGTCCATGGACGGCTCGGTCCGCTCGGCACACACGGTGGCTTTGCTTGGTGTGCTGGCGGCAGTAGGTTCGGCGGTGCGGGTGGCCAGCACGGGCGTCGGGGGCGTGGAGGCGGTCTTTATCCTGCTGATCCTGGCCGGCCGGGCCTACGGTGCCCGGTTCGGCATGCTTCTCGGCGCCGCCACCATCGCCCTCTCCAGCGCCTTGTGGGGCGGCCTCGGGCCGTGGACGCCATTCCAGCTGTTCGCCTGCGCGTGGGTGGGCGCGGGGGCCGGCCTGCTCCCCCGCCGGGTGCGGGGCAAGGCGGAACTGTGGATGCTGTGCGGCTACGGCGTGCTGGCGTCCTACCTGTTCGGCCTGCTGACCAATCTGTGGTTCTGGCCCTTCGCAGTCGGCGCCGGCACCGGCATTTCCTACGTGCCCGGCGCGCCGCTGGGCACCAACCTCAGCAGCTTCCTGCTGTACTCGCTGTTGACGTCGACGGCGGGCTGGGACACCCTGCGTGCCATCACCACCATCGTCGGAATCGCTGTGGTGGGGCGGGCCATTCTCGCCGCGCTCCGGCGGGTGAAGCCGGTCTCCGGCATGGTTCCTGGACCCGGCGGGCAGGCCGTGCAGGCTCAATCCGACCAGGACAGGGACCGGCTACACATTGGAGTTTGA
- a CDS encoding APC family permease, producing MDEFGYTQTLDRSIGKFASFAAGVSYISILTGVFQLFYFGFSMAGPAYAWSWPIVFVGQLMVALCFAELAGRYPVAGSVYNWAKRLSSGTSSWLAGWLLLLSSIVALGSVALALQLTLPQLWSGFQFVGDGTGPYDFAMNGVVLATVMITISTLINAFGVKLMTRINSIGVFVELTAAVLLILALGWHVVRGPEVFFDTAGFGEGHDLGFFGVFLIGAMASGYVMYGFDTASSLGEETKDPKRTAPKAILRAVTASFLLGGLILLFGILAAPDLADPKVGAADGGLQYIVLSVLGGPFGKAFLACIVVAVVVCTLAVHAAAIRMMFAMARDNNLPFSRQLSRVDPVRRTPKIAAIVIGVMAVIPLLVNVMQPAIFTIMSSISIVLIYLSYLLVTVPLLRNRLLKKWPLQDQQSEAGFSLGKWGLPVNILAVFWGGAMTLNLVWPRPEIYNSVPPFEWYLQWGGVIFVGAVIIGGTLLYRLKIRHQTGVLAEHAAAVAAHPSSGAAQYESAQHEAPEDALAVKMAGSEA from the coding sequence ATGGACGAATTTGGCTATACCCAGACCCTGGACCGGAGCATCGGCAAGTTTGCCAGCTTCGCAGCAGGTGTCAGCTACATCTCCATCCTCACCGGTGTTTTTCAACTGTTCTACTTCGGTTTTTCCATGGCCGGCCCGGCGTACGCCTGGTCCTGGCCCATCGTGTTCGTCGGCCAACTGATGGTGGCGCTGTGCTTTGCCGAGCTGGCCGGGCGCTACCCCGTGGCCGGATCGGTCTACAACTGGGCCAAGCGGCTCTCGTCGGGAACCTCATCCTGGCTGGCGGGCTGGCTGCTCCTGCTCTCCTCCATCGTGGCGCTGGGCTCCGTGGCACTGGCCCTGCAGCTCACCCTGCCCCAGCTCTGGTCCGGTTTCCAGTTCGTCGGTGACGGCACCGGGCCCTACGACTTCGCCATGAACGGCGTGGTGCTGGCCACCGTCATGATCACCATCTCCACCCTCATCAACGCCTTCGGTGTAAAGCTGATGACCAGGATCAACAGCATCGGCGTCTTCGTGGAGCTGACCGCGGCCGTGCTGCTGATCCTCGCGCTGGGCTGGCACGTGGTGCGGGGGCCCGAGGTCTTCTTCGACACCGCCGGCTTCGGCGAAGGGCACGACCTTGGCTTCTTCGGCGTCTTCCTCATCGGCGCCATGGCGTCCGGCTACGTCATGTACGGCTTCGATACCGCCAGCTCGCTCGGGGAGGAGACGAAGGACCCCAAGCGCACGGCCCCCAAGGCCATCCTGCGCGCCGTCACAGCCTCGTTCCTGCTGGGCGGCCTGATCCTGCTGTTTGGCATCCTGGCCGCACCGGACCTGGCCGATCCCAAGGTGGGAGCTGCCGACGGCGGGCTGCAGTACATCGTGCTCTCCGTCCTGGGCGGACCTTTCGGCAAGGCCTTCCTGGCATGCATCGTGGTGGCCGTGGTGGTCTGCACGCTGGCTGTCCACGCCGCCGCCATCCGTATGATGTTCGCCATGGCACGGGACAACAACCTGCCGTTCAGCCGGCAGCTCAGCAGGGTGGATCCGGTCCGCAGGACGCCCAAGATCGCGGCGATCGTGATCGGCGTCATGGCCGTCATTCCGCTGCTGGTCAACGTGATGCAGCCGGCCATCTTCACCATCATGTCCAGCATCAGCATCGTCCTGATCTATCTGTCCTACCTGCTGGTCACTGTTCCGTTGCTGCGCAACCGGCTGCTGAAGAAGTGGCCACTGCAGGATCAGCAGTCCGAAGCCGGGTTCAGCCTTGGCAAATGGGGTCTGCCGGTGAACATCCTCGCGGTCTTCTGGGGCGGTGCCATGACACTGAATCTGGTCTGGCCTCGGCCGGAGATCTACAACTCGGTGCCGCCGTTCGAGTGGTACCTGCAGTGGGGCGGCGTGATCTTCGTGGGCGCCGTGATCATTGGCGGGACCCTGCTCTACCGTCTGAAGATCCGCCACCAGACCGGGGTGCTGGCCGAGCACGCCGCGGCAGTCGCAGCACATCCGTCGTCGGGCGCTGCGCAGTACGAATCAGCACAGCACGAAGCCCCGGAGGATGCGCTCGCAGTCAAGATGGCCGGGTCGGAAGCTTAG
- a CDS encoding GMC family oxidoreductase yields MHFDTIEDLGERGFDYVVIGGGSAGAAVAARLSEDPDVSVVLVEAGPDDRNLPEILQLDRWMELLESGYDWDYPVEPQENGNSFMRHARAKVMGGCSSHNSCIAFWAPREDLDEWESKYGAAGWNADAAWPLYQRLETNEDAGPDAPHHGDSGPVHLMNVPPADPAGVALLDACEQAGIPRAKFNTGRTVINGANFFQINRRADGTRSSSSVSYIHPIIERPNFTLLTGLRARQLVFDADKRCTGVDVVDSAFGRTHRLSAHREVILSTGAIDSPKLLMLSGIGPAAHLAAHGIEVLVDSPGVGENLQDHPEGVVQFEAKQPMVQTSTQWWEIGIFTPTEDGLDRPDLMMHYGSVPFDMNTLRHGYPTTENGFSLTPNVTHARSRGTVRLRSRDFRDKPMVDPRYFTDPEGHDMRVMVAGIRKAREIAAQPAMAEWTGRELSPGVEAQTDEELREYIRKTHNTVYHPVGTVRMGAADDGMSPLDPELRVKGVTGLRVADASVMPEHVTVNPNITVMMIGERCADLIRAGRAGGAARKEEELSPSFA; encoded by the coding sequence ATGCACTTCGACACCATTGAGGACCTCGGCGAGCGCGGGTTCGACTACGTCGTGATCGGCGGCGGATCCGCCGGGGCGGCCGTTGCCGCGAGGCTGAGCGAGGACCCGGACGTGTCCGTGGTCCTGGTGGAAGCAGGACCCGATGACCGCAACCTGCCCGAAATCCTGCAACTGGACCGCTGGATGGAGCTGCTGGAATCCGGCTACGACTGGGACTACCCGGTGGAGCCGCAGGAAAATGGCAACTCCTTCATGCGCCACGCCCGTGCCAAAGTGATGGGCGGGTGTTCCAGCCACAACTCGTGCATCGCCTTCTGGGCCCCGCGCGAGGACCTGGACGAGTGGGAGTCCAAGTACGGAGCCGCAGGCTGGAACGCCGATGCCGCCTGGCCGCTTTACCAGCGGCTGGAAACCAACGAGGACGCCGGCCCGGACGCGCCGCACCACGGGGACTCAGGCCCCGTGCACCTGATGAACGTGCCCCCGGCGGACCCAGCCGGCGTGGCGCTTCTGGACGCCTGTGAGCAGGCCGGCATCCCCCGCGCGAAGTTCAACACGGGTAGAACCGTCATCAACGGCGCCAACTTCTTCCAGATCAACCGCCGCGCGGACGGCACCCGGTCATCCAGCTCCGTCTCCTATATCCACCCGATCATCGAACGCCCCAACTTCACCCTGCTGACAGGCCTCCGCGCCCGCCAGCTCGTATTCGACGCGGACAAGCGCTGCACCGGCGTGGACGTGGTGGACTCTGCGTTCGGCCGGACCCACCGGCTCTCCGCCCACCGCGAGGTCATCCTGTCCACCGGCGCCATCGACTCCCCGAAGCTGCTGATGCTATCCGGCATCGGCCCGGCAGCGCACCTCGCCGCGCACGGCATCGAGGTGCTGGTGGACTCCCCCGGCGTGGGCGAGAACCTGCAGGACCACCCCGAAGGCGTGGTCCAGTTCGAGGCCAAGCAGCCCATGGTGCAAACATCCACCCAGTGGTGGGAAATCGGCATCTTCACCCCCACCGAGGATGGCCTGGACCGCCCGGACCTGATGATGCACTACGGCTCCGTCCCGTTCGACATGAACACCCTGCGGCACGGCTACCCAACCACGGAGAACGGCTTTTCCCTCACCCCGAACGTCACGCACGCCCGCTCCCGCGGCACCGTCCGGCTGCGCAGCCGCGACTTCCGCGACAAACCGATGGTGGACCCGCGCTACTTCACCGATCCCGAAGGGCACGACATGCGCGTCATGGTGGCCGGCATCCGCAAGGCACGGGAAATCGCCGCCCAGCCCGCCATGGCCGAGTGGACCGGCCGCGAGCTCTCGCCCGGCGTCGAGGCGCAGACGGACGAGGAGCTGCGGGAGTACATCCGCAAGACCCACAACACCGTGTACCACCCGGTGGGCACGGTCCGGATGGGTGCGGCCGACGACGGGATGTCACCGCTGGATCCCGAACTCCGGGTCAAGGGCGTCACCGGCCTTCGCGTGGCGGATGCCTCGGTGATGCCTGAACACGTCACCGTAAACCCCAACATCACTGTCATGATGATCGGCGAGCGCTGCGCCGATCTCATCCGCGCCGGCCGCGCCGGCGGCGCTGCAAGGAAAGAGGAGGAGCTCAGCCCGTCCTTCGCCTGA
- a CDS encoding aldehyde dehydrogenase family protein — protein MTYATPAHDVVRIVKTETASTLFINGAWEPAASGTVREIHNPADGELVATVSEAGREDAERAISAARAAFDSGVWSSVPAPERGTFLLKVAAGLRERREKFARAESLDTGKRMVESRIDMDDIAACFEYFGRLAGQQAGRMVDAGNPAVVSKIVYEPVGVCGLITPWNYPLLQAAWKIAPALAAGCTFVLKPSELTPSTAILAMQLLQDLGLPDGVANLVTGAGAQAGAPLSEHPDVDLVSFTGGLETGKHIAAAAAGTVKKVALELGGKNPNVVFADADFDAAVDNALNGAFVHSGQVCSAGARLVVEESIAERFVDELVRRAEGVRIGGPFDDAAETGPLISAAHRDKVHAYVQRGIQEGARLRTGGAAPQGEKYDGGFYYQPTVLDRVQRGMSVVVDEAFGPVVTVETFRTEDEAVATANDTIYGLAGAVWTQDAGKAQRVASRLRHGTIWINDYHPYLPQAEWGGFGQSGVGRELGPTGLAEYQEAKHIYQNTSPQVTGWFADHGKEN, from the coding sequence ATGACTTACGCCACACCAGCCCATGACGTCGTTCGAATCGTGAAAACCGAGACAGCATCCACCCTGTTCATCAACGGTGCCTGGGAGCCGGCCGCCTCCGGCACTGTCCGCGAAATACACAACCCCGCCGACGGCGAGTTGGTGGCCACAGTGTCGGAGGCCGGCCGGGAGGACGCCGAGCGCGCCATCTCCGCAGCCCGCGCCGCCTTCGACTCCGGTGTCTGGTCCTCCGTCCCCGCACCCGAACGCGGCACCTTCCTGCTCAAGGTCGCCGCCGGACTGCGCGAACGCCGGGAAAAGTTCGCCCGGGCGGAATCACTGGACACCGGCAAGCGCATGGTCGAAAGCCGGATCGACATGGACGACATTGCCGCCTGCTTCGAGTACTTCGGCAGGCTCGCCGGGCAGCAGGCGGGCCGCATGGTCGACGCCGGTAACCCCGCTGTCGTCAGCAAAATCGTCTACGAACCCGTGGGCGTCTGCGGCCTGATCACGCCGTGGAACTACCCCCTGCTCCAGGCGGCATGGAAAATCGCGCCCGCACTGGCCGCCGGCTGCACTTTCGTCCTCAAGCCCTCCGAGCTGACCCCGTCCACAGCCATCCTGGCCATGCAGCTGCTGCAGGACCTCGGCCTGCCGGACGGCGTCGCCAACCTCGTCACCGGTGCCGGCGCACAGGCGGGCGCACCGCTCTCGGAACATCCCGACGTCGACCTCGTCTCCTTCACGGGCGGGCTGGAAACCGGCAAGCACATCGCGGCGGCCGCCGCCGGCACCGTCAAGAAGGTGGCGCTGGAGCTTGGCGGCAAGAACCCCAACGTGGTGTTCGCGGACGCGGACTTCGACGCCGCCGTCGACAATGCCCTGAACGGCGCCTTCGTCCACTCCGGGCAGGTCTGCTCCGCCGGGGCGCGGCTGGTGGTGGAGGAATCCATCGCCGAACGCTTTGTGGATGAGCTGGTCCGCCGGGCCGAGGGCGTCCGGATCGGCGGCCCGTTTGACGACGCCGCCGAAACCGGGCCGCTGATTTCCGCGGCCCACCGGGACAAGGTCCACGCCTATGTCCAGCGCGGCATCCAGGAGGGTGCGCGGCTGCGGACCGGCGGCGCGGCGCCGCAAGGAGAAAAGTACGACGGCGGTTTCTACTACCAGCCCACCGTCCTGGACCGCGTCCAAAGGGGAATGTCGGTGGTGGTGGACGAGGCGTTCGGCCCCGTGGTCACCGTGGAGACGTTCCGCACCGAGGATGAAGCCGTAGCCACTGCCAACGACACCATCTACGGCCTGGCCGGGGCGGTCTGGACCCAGGACGCCGGCAAGGCGCAGCGCGTGGCATCCCGGCTGCGGCACGGCACCATCTGGATCAACGACTACCACCCCTACCTCCCCCAGGCCGAGTGGGGCGGCTTCGGCCAGTCCGGCGTCGGCCGCGAGCTGGGCCCCACGGGCCTGGCCGAATACCAGGAAGCCAAGCACATCTACCAGAACACCAGCCCGCAGGTCACCGGCTGGTTCGCGGACCACGGCAAGGAGAACTAA
- a CDS encoding TetR/AcrR family transcriptional regulator, giving the protein MGTNAVNSGEQVDRQSRILEAALDLLSRHGISGVSMRAVAREAGVALGLVNYYYDDKTSLIRAALRRVDEHDLLLVAPDPSSDPEEQLRKALRRVAAADLLTTRYLSLRLHLWALAQADEGYAQINAEAFDRYLNGLAALVSNAQPALSWEACRGRAADIVVIQNGMWLTALLGIDEASIQRSIARTEQIAFAPLQDHTA; this is encoded by the coding sequence ATGGGGACCAATGCCGTGAACTCCGGCGAACAGGTGGACAGGCAGTCGCGCATTCTTGAGGCGGCGCTGGATCTGCTGTCCCGCCATGGGATTTCGGGGGTGAGCATGCGGGCCGTGGCCCGCGAAGCCGGCGTCGCGCTCGGCCTGGTGAACTACTACTACGACGACAAGACCAGCCTGATACGGGCCGCCCTGCGCCGGGTCGATGAGCACGACCTTCTGCTCGTGGCACCCGACCCGTCGTCGGATCCGGAGGAGCAGCTGCGCAAGGCCCTGCGGCGAGTGGCGGCCGCCGACCTGCTGACCACCCGCTACCTGTCCCTGCGCCTGCACCTCTGGGCGCTGGCCCAAGCTGACGAAGGCTACGCGCAGATCAACGCCGAGGCGTTCGACCGCTATCTCAACGGCCTTGCCGCGCTGGTTTCCAACGCCCAGCCCGCTCTTTCCTGGGAGGCGTGCCGGGGGCGGGCCGCGGACATTGTCGTTATCCAAAACGGCATGTGGCTGACGGCGCTTCTGGGCATTGATGAGGCCTCCATCCAGCGAAGCATCGCCCGCACGGAGCAAATCGCCTTCGCACCTCTTCAGGACCACACCGCTTAG
- a CDS encoding LysR family transcriptional regulator: MDIDPRRLRVLLAIARTGGVLAAADELGLTPSAVSQQLTKLEDETGHALVVRTPKGSVLTPAGLAVAEAGEEIERALSVARARIEGGAKVAGVVRVGGFTSFVRTVVIPRLPEWRTQYPQLAIRIVEDDFPALMRLLRQRQLDAVVVELDSTTAEQRSLSAGMIEEPLLDEPWKLVVPSGALLTTENVDLAGLPFPWLGVEPSAANAAVLGRLRQSTGARMETVHQYQDTLTALALVAAGEGIAIAPTLALSGVRHDGVDVLDVPGLGTRRIVLRRFDRRRSANMPVDTVARLLRESAAAFDTRSTS, encoded by the coding sequence ATGGACATCGATCCGCGCCGGTTGCGCGTTCTTCTTGCAATTGCTCGTACGGGCGGCGTGCTGGCAGCCGCGGACGAGCTGGGACTTACGCCCTCGGCCGTCTCACAGCAGCTCACCAAATTAGAGGACGAGACGGGGCACGCCCTGGTGGTGCGCACACCCAAGGGCTCAGTTTTGACACCCGCCGGCTTGGCAGTTGCCGAAGCAGGCGAGGAGATTGAACGCGCACTCAGTGTTGCCCGCGCCCGAATCGAAGGCGGGGCCAAGGTCGCAGGAGTCGTGCGCGTGGGCGGATTCACCAGCTTCGTCCGGACGGTGGTGATCCCGCGCCTGCCCGAGTGGCGCACCCAGTACCCGCAATTAGCGATCAGGATCGTTGAGGACGACTTCCCTGCCTTGATGCGGCTGTTACGTCAGCGCCAGCTCGACGCCGTCGTGGTTGAGCTCGACTCGACGACCGCCGAGCAACGTTCACTTTCCGCCGGAATGATCGAAGAGCCACTACTTGACGAGCCCTGGAAGCTGGTGGTTCCCTCGGGTGCCCTGCTCACCACCGAGAACGTTGATCTTGCCGGGCTGCCATTTCCGTGGCTCGGCGTCGAGCCGTCCGCCGCCAACGCGGCGGTGCTTGGTCGCCTTCGCCAGTCAACGGGTGCCCGGATGGAGACTGTCCATCAGTATCAGGACACGCTGACCGCCCTCGCACTCGTGGCTGCGGGCGAGGGTATTGCGATCGCACCCACCCTGGCGTTGAGCGGCGTCCGCCATGACGGGGTGGATGTCCTGGACGTCCCCGGATTGGGCACGCGACGCATCGTCCTGCGACGGTTCGACCGGCGGCGGTCAGCCAACATGCCCGTGGACACAGTCGCGCGCCTCCTACGGGAATCGGCGGCAGCGTTCGACACCCGGTCGACATCCTGA